One Vallicoccus soli genomic window, TGGTGCGCGCCCGCCCCGCCGCTCACGCGGTGCGGGCGGCGCTCGTCGACGAGCACCTCCCAGCCCTTGCCGAGCAGCGGCGCGACGTCGTGCGGCAGCGCGTACTCCGAGGGGTCGAAGCCGCTGTCGCGCTCGCCCATCTGCTCCACGTCGTGGTGCACGACGAGGAGCGTCCCGCCGGGGGCGACGAGGTCGAGGAGCGTGCGCTCGGCCACCGCGCCGGGGGTCTTGCGCAGCACCGCGTAGCAGGCCGACACGAGGTCGAAGCCGCCCGCCGGCAGCCCCGCCTCGACGAGCCCGGCGTGCAGCCACGCGACGTCGACGCCCGCGTCCCGGCCGTGCTGCCGGGCGCGGTCGAGGGCGACCTGCGACACGTCGAGCGCCGTGACCCGCCAGCCGCGGCGGGCCAGCCAGACGGCGTCGGCGCCTTCGCCGCAGCCGACGTCGAGCGCCCGGCCCGGGGGCAGGCCCCCGGCCTCGGCGACGAGCGCCCCGTTGGGGTCCCCGCTCCACACCCGCTCGGCGCCGGCGTAGCGCTCGTCCCACTCGGCGGCGTCAGGGGTGCGGCTCCCGGTCAGGTCCATGGCGCCCAGCCTCGCCCCCGGCGGGCTCCGGCGCCAAGCGCCGTTGCCGGGCCGGCAAAGGCGTCAGACCCCGCCCCTACCTTCCGCGACGTGGAGCTGGAGACGGTGGTCGGGGCCTACGCGCGGGTCGCGGAGCTGTACGCGTCGCTGCTCGGCTCGGTGGAGCAGGTGCACCGCGACGACCTCGCCCTCGTCGAGCGCCACCTGGGGCACCTGCGGGGGCCGGTGCTCGACGTCGGCTGCGGGCCCGGCCACTGGACGGAGCACCTGCGCTCCCTCGGGGTCGACGCGAGCGGCGTCGACCCCGTCCCCCCGTTCGTCGAGCACGCCCGCGCCACGCACCCCCTGGGCCGCTACGACGTCGGCGCCCTGCCCGACCCCGGGCCGCGCGACGGCTCGCAGGCCGGGGTGCTGGCCTGGTACTCGCTGATCCACGTGGAGCCCGCCGGGCTGGAGCCGGCCCTCGCCGCCCTGCGGCGCCTGCTGCGCCCGGGCGGCACGCTCGTCCTGGGGTTCTTCGACGGCGAGCGCGTCGAGCCCTTCGAGCACCGGGTGGTCCGGGCCCACCGCTGGCCGGTCGACGAGGTGTCGCGCCGCCTCGCCGCCGCCGGCCTCGTCGAGGTCGAGCGGGCGCGGCGGCCCGCCGAGGAGGGGCACCGCCCGCACGCGGCCGTCGTGGCGCGGGCTGCCTGACCCGGGGGCCGGCACCTCGTGTCACCCCGGCGCCTGCCCGTCCCACCACGCCAGCACCCGCAGGGCGTGGAACGTCAGCCACCGCGACGGCTCCCCCGGTCCGGCGTCGACGTCGAACCACACCCGGCCCTCGTGCCGCAGCTGCTGGTGCCAGGTGCCGTCGGGGTCGCGCGCGGCCCGCACCAGCTCGACGGCCTCCGCCGCGCGCGGGTCGGGGTCGCGCCCGTCGTGCAGGGCCGCGGCACGGACGTGGTCCAGCGCGCGCAGCGCGCTGTAGTACCAGCGGTACGGGTACGCGACGTGGGTCGCCCACGGCGCGTGCACCTCGCCGGTGCTCAGCCGGCGCAGGAGGTCCCGGTCGAGCAGGTAGTCCTCGCCCCGGTGGCGCGCGGCCCGCAGCACCGCGGACCCCCCGGTGCGGACCTCGTGGTCGAGGAGCCCGTGCAGGACGTTGAGCGTGGAGTGGAACGACGAGCGCACCGAGCCGTCCACCCAGGCGCAGTTCCAGCCGCCGTCCTCCATCCGGTGGTCGACGAACCAGCGCTCCAGCCCGGACACGTCCGCCCCCAGCCACGCGCCGTTGGCCAGCGTCCACGCGTTGATGCAGGCGTCGACCTCCCCGCCCCAGTACGGCAGGTCGTCGTACTCCCAGCGCACCTGCGCCAGCAGGGCCGCGGTGCCGGGCCGCAGCGCGCCGGGCTCCACGCCCCATGCGCGCAGGTCGTTGAGCGACCACGTCGTCGCCGTCCACGGCTGCCCGGGCTCGTCCTCCCGCGCGTCCGCCGGGAAGTACGCGCCGCCGGCCCACCGGCCGTCCTCGTCCTGCAGGGCGAGCAGCCGCGCGCCGAAGCCCTCCTCGGCCACCCGCGCCCGCGTCGCCCGCCACACCTCCTCCGGCGCGCCCGCGAGGTCGCGCTCGACCTGCCACCGCAGGCTCGGGTCGGACGCGAGCAGCCAGCTGACCAGGTCCCCGTCGGCCATGCCCGGACGCTAGCCCGGTGTCGGCGGGGCGGGAAGGCCCGCACGCGGACGCTCAACCGTGGGCGGCC contains:
- a CDS encoding class I SAM-dependent methyltransferase, which translates into the protein MDLTGSRTPDAAEWDERYAGAERVWSGDPNGALVAEAGGLPPGRALDVGCGEGADAVWLARRGWRVTALDVSQVALDRARQHGRDAGVDVAWLHAGLVEAGLPAGGFDLVSACYAVLRKTPGAVAERTLLDLVAPGGTLLVVHHDVEQMGERDSGFDPSEYALPHDVAPLLGKGWEVLVDERRPHRVSGGAGAHHVLDVVLRARRLP
- a CDS encoding class I SAM-dependent methyltransferase, which translates into the protein MELETVVGAYARVAELYASLLGSVEQVHRDDLALVERHLGHLRGPVLDVGCGPGHWTEHLRSLGVDASGVDPVPPFVEHARATHPLGRYDVGALPDPGPRDGSQAGVLAWYSLIHVEPAGLEPALAALRRLLRPGGTLVLGFFDGERVEPFEHRVVRAHRWPVDEVSRRLAAAGLVEVERARRPAEEGHRPHAAVVARAA
- a CDS encoding squalene cyclase, translating into MADGDLVSWLLASDPSLRWQVERDLAGAPEEVWRATRARVAEEGFGARLLALQDEDGRWAGGAYFPADAREDEPGQPWTATTWSLNDLRAWGVEPGALRPGTAALLAQVRWEYDDLPYWGGEVDACINAWTLANGAWLGADVSGLERWFVDHRMEDGGWNCAWVDGSVRSSFHSTLNVLHGLLDHEVRTGGSAVLRAARHRGEDYLLDRDLLRRLSTGEVHAPWATHVAYPYRWYYSALRALDHVRAAALHDGRDPDPRAAEAVELVRAARDPDGTWHQQLRHEGRVWFDVDAGPGEPSRWLTFHALRVLAWWDGQAPG